In the Anastrepha obliqua isolate idAnaObli1 chromosome 1, idAnaObli1_1.0, whole genome shotgun sequence genome, one interval contains:
- the LOC129236002 gene encoding glycerol-3-phosphate acyltransferase 1, mitochondrial isoform X1: MLASVLNFVQGAVEMSTIGCVEVASVVLVVYYIYAKTRALDILANLFPFLKLNIDYRPSMVKLNSMGNELLTTLRSNVKEETKQPNALTHAQGTNNLLELTPHAGRKPYHSMFDWGVYFPFVAQCLRIKRFEYPQVSGAVQDDAMLQRAIKQAAEQIVREQRIESHKTFNLNGETTSDVEEEAKNYQEILLSQEHRAKKILTNMRSTLNHYLIMLTSWLLYKLLPCFLSGVVTHTRQIETLKKASERAPGIPLIFLPLHRSHLDYIMVTFILTNNDIRSPLVAAGDNLQIPVFGGLLRGLGAFFIKRKIDPVVGKKDILYRAILQQYLQHALKMSHNVEFFIEGGRTRTGKPCMPKGGILSVIVNAFMDRSIPDALLVPVSVNYERLVDGNFVREQKGEKKVPESFWKAMAGIWKTLHSKYGLMRIDFNEPYSIKELVQSYNKIATDNNHFKVYNPSERTLQHNQSTSSLYGTDVVCEEHRTLIESISREVVFDCAAATSVMSTNALAFLMLTRFRTGAQVTDIAQALDSLRDRLKGRKDMAFAGDSLHIVKYSCDLLGEALITRTQDERGQIYFQPVQSIESLIELSYYSNMLTPYFALQSVLMITFHELLPKPVDGKSNGNDHDQANMPGVSRKNVIDAALANCDVLRYEFILHKPTQVLSNLLEVSLDELIVNGLIKLPDIKEEPDSNVESRKIARNIAAYLDDTDDSEYGTDEVYNESEQPDIFLTHDTLTEQKALCEVLAPFSHTYLSTAQSLSILYKNPMLESEFIKFVINDISNKVKSGACPYAESVSTDSVRNCLKLLEKWSVLEICNDHGLRLLTLGTLYDTSKESIKTIVGRIAKIVPSKTGYLPF; the protein is encoded by the exons agcTCTTGATATCTTAGCCAATCTGTTTccttttttgaaattgaatattGATTATCGGCCATCGATGGTAAAGTTGAATTCTATGGGTAATGAACTCCTAACAACGCTGCGTAGCAATGTCAAAGAG GAAACAAAGCAACCAAATGCGTTAACACACGCTCAGGGTACAAACAACTTGCTGGAGTTGACTCCACATGCCGGCCGGAAACCGTACCATTCAATGTTTGACTGGGGTGTTTACTTTCCGTTTGTTGCACAATGCTTGCGCataaaacgttttgaatatCCACAG GTTTCCGGTGCTGTTCAAGATGATGCAATGCTACAGCGTGCGATTAAGCAAGCTGCTGAACAAATTGTGCGTGAACAGAGGATTGAGTCTCATAAAACCTTTAATTTAAATGGTGAAACAACAAGCGATGTAGAGGAAGAGGCTAAGAATTACCAAGAAATCCTGCTAAGCCAGGAGCACCgtgccaaaaaaatattaacgaacaTGCGATCTACGCTTAACCACTACCTTATAATGCTAACTTCATGGCTGCTCTACAAACTACTTCCATGCTTTCTATCTGGCGTCGTTACACACACAAGGCAAATAGAAACATTGAAAAAGGCATCAGAACGCGCACCCGGCATCCCATTGATATTTCTACCATTGCATCGTAGTCATCTTGATTACATAATGGTTACATTTATTCTAACAAATAATGATATACGTAGCCCTTTAGTAGCCGCCGGAGACAACTTGCAAATTCCCGTATTTGGCGGGCTTTTACGTGGGCTTGGAGCTTTCTTCATCAAACGAAAAATTGATCCTGTTGTCGGGAAAAAAGACATTCTCTATCGCGCAATTTTACAACAGTATCTGCAACATGCACTAAAAATGTCCCACAATGTGGAGTTCTTTATCGAGGGTGGACGCACACGAACTGGCAAACCTTGTATGCCTAAAGGAGGTATATTATCGGTGATTGTGAACGCCTTTATGGACCGGAGTATTCCAGATGCACTGTTGGTACCTGTGTCCGTTAACTATGAACGTCTTGTAGATGGAAATTTTGTGCGGGAgcaaaaaggagaaaaaaaagtACCCGAGTCTTTCTGGAAAGCAATGGCAGGAATTTGGAAG ACTCTACACTCGAAATACGGTCTTATGCGCATCGATTTCAACGAACCCTACTCTATTAAGGAACTCGTTCAATCTTATAACAAAATTGCCACAGACAATAACCATTTCAAAGTGTACAACCCCTCTGAACG GACTTTACAGCATAATCAGTCAACATCATCATTGTATGGAACTGATGTGGTTTGCGAAGAACACCGTACACTAATCGAGAGCATTTCACGAGAAGTTGTGTTCGATTGCGCTGCGGCTACATCGGTCATGTCAACGAATGCACTGGCATTTTTAATGCTAACTCGTTTTCGTACCGGCGCACAAGTAACCGATATTGCGCAAGCCTTAGATTCACTCCGTGATCGTTTAAAAGGCCGTAAAGACATGGCTTTCGCTGGAGATTCCCTGCATATAGTCAAGTATTCATGTGATTTATTGGGTGAAG CGTTAATAACGCGTACGCAGGATGAACGCGGACAAATTTACTTTCAACCTGTACAAAGTATCGAGAGTCTAATTGAGTTGTCTTACTATTCAAATATGCTGACACCATATTTTGCCCTGCAATCTGTACTAATGATAACCTTTCATGAATTATTGCCGAAGCCAGTGGACGGAAAGTCAAATGGAAAT GACCACGACCAAGCTAATATGCCGGGAGTTTCAAGGAAAAATGTCATAGATGCTGCTTTAGCAAACTGTGATGTACTGCGTTACGAATTCATTTTGCATAAACCAACTCAAGTGTTAAGCAACCTTTTAGAGGTCTCATTAGATGAACTGATTGTGAATGGGTTGATAAAATTGCCTGAT ATAAAAGAAGAACCTGATAGTAATGTCGAAAGTCGTAAAATAGCTCGCAATATTGCTGCTTACTTAGACGACACAGATGACTCAGAATATGGGACGGACGAGGTTTACAATGAAAGTGAACAGCCTGATATATTTTTGACGCACGATACACTGACTGAACAGAAAGCGCTTTGTGAAGTTTTGGCGCCGTTTAGTCACACATACCTCTCGACGGCTCAATCACTTAGtattctgtacaaaaatcctATGCTCGAATCTGAATTTATCAAATTTGTTATTAATGACATTTCGAATAAAGTAAAAAGTGGCGCTTGTCCTTATG CTGAAAGCGTTTCAACCGACTCGGTGCGAAATTGTTTAAAATTGCTGGAGAAGTGGTCGGTTTTGGAGATTTGTAATGACCACGGTTTGCGACTTTTGACACTCGGGACGTTGTATGATACATCGAAGGAATCCATTAAGACAATCGTTGGAAGAATAGCTAAAATTGTTCCATCGAAAACAGGATACTTGCCGTTTTAA
- the LOC129236002 gene encoding glycerol-3-phosphate acyltransferase 1, mitochondrial isoform X2: MSDDEFRARGWFEETKQPNALTHAQGTNNLLELTPHAGRKPYHSMFDWGVYFPFVAQCLRIKRFEYPQVSGAVQDDAMLQRAIKQAAEQIVREQRIESHKTFNLNGETTSDVEEEAKNYQEILLSQEHRAKKILTNMRSTLNHYLIMLTSWLLYKLLPCFLSGVVTHTRQIETLKKASERAPGIPLIFLPLHRSHLDYIMVTFILTNNDIRSPLVAAGDNLQIPVFGGLLRGLGAFFIKRKIDPVVGKKDILYRAILQQYLQHALKMSHNVEFFIEGGRTRTGKPCMPKGGILSVIVNAFMDRSIPDALLVPVSVNYERLVDGNFVREQKGEKKVPESFWKAMAGIWKTLHSKYGLMRIDFNEPYSIKELVQSYNKIATDNNHFKVYNPSERTLQHNQSTSSLYGTDVVCEEHRTLIESISREVVFDCAAATSVMSTNALAFLMLTRFRTGAQVTDIAQALDSLRDRLKGRKDMAFAGDSLHIVKYSCDLLGEALITRTQDERGQIYFQPVQSIESLIELSYYSNMLTPYFALQSVLMITFHELLPKPVDGKSNGNDHDQANMPGVSRKNVIDAALANCDVLRYEFILHKPTQVLSNLLEVSLDELIVNGLIKLPDIKEEPDSNVESRKIARNIAAYLDDTDDSEYGTDEVYNESEQPDIFLTHDTLTEQKALCEVLAPFSHTYLSTAQSLSILYKNPMLESEFIKFVINDISNKVKSGACPYAESVSTDSVRNCLKLLEKWSVLEICNDHGLRLLTLGTLYDTSKESIKTIVGRIAKIVPSKTGYLPF; this comes from the exons ATGTCGGACGATGAATTCCGCGCGCGTGGTTGGTTTGAG GAAACAAAGCAACCAAATGCGTTAACACACGCTCAGGGTACAAACAACTTGCTGGAGTTGACTCCACATGCCGGCCGGAAACCGTACCATTCAATGTTTGACTGGGGTGTTTACTTTCCGTTTGTTGCACAATGCTTGCGCataaaacgttttgaatatCCACAG GTTTCCGGTGCTGTTCAAGATGATGCAATGCTACAGCGTGCGATTAAGCAAGCTGCTGAACAAATTGTGCGTGAACAGAGGATTGAGTCTCATAAAACCTTTAATTTAAATGGTGAAACAACAAGCGATGTAGAGGAAGAGGCTAAGAATTACCAAGAAATCCTGCTAAGCCAGGAGCACCgtgccaaaaaaatattaacgaacaTGCGATCTACGCTTAACCACTACCTTATAATGCTAACTTCATGGCTGCTCTACAAACTACTTCCATGCTTTCTATCTGGCGTCGTTACACACACAAGGCAAATAGAAACATTGAAAAAGGCATCAGAACGCGCACCCGGCATCCCATTGATATTTCTACCATTGCATCGTAGTCATCTTGATTACATAATGGTTACATTTATTCTAACAAATAATGATATACGTAGCCCTTTAGTAGCCGCCGGAGACAACTTGCAAATTCCCGTATTTGGCGGGCTTTTACGTGGGCTTGGAGCTTTCTTCATCAAACGAAAAATTGATCCTGTTGTCGGGAAAAAAGACATTCTCTATCGCGCAATTTTACAACAGTATCTGCAACATGCACTAAAAATGTCCCACAATGTGGAGTTCTTTATCGAGGGTGGACGCACACGAACTGGCAAACCTTGTATGCCTAAAGGAGGTATATTATCGGTGATTGTGAACGCCTTTATGGACCGGAGTATTCCAGATGCACTGTTGGTACCTGTGTCCGTTAACTATGAACGTCTTGTAGATGGAAATTTTGTGCGGGAgcaaaaaggagaaaaaaaagtACCCGAGTCTTTCTGGAAAGCAATGGCAGGAATTTGGAAG ACTCTACACTCGAAATACGGTCTTATGCGCATCGATTTCAACGAACCCTACTCTATTAAGGAACTCGTTCAATCTTATAACAAAATTGCCACAGACAATAACCATTTCAAAGTGTACAACCCCTCTGAACG GACTTTACAGCATAATCAGTCAACATCATCATTGTATGGAACTGATGTGGTTTGCGAAGAACACCGTACACTAATCGAGAGCATTTCACGAGAAGTTGTGTTCGATTGCGCTGCGGCTACATCGGTCATGTCAACGAATGCACTGGCATTTTTAATGCTAACTCGTTTTCGTACCGGCGCACAAGTAACCGATATTGCGCAAGCCTTAGATTCACTCCGTGATCGTTTAAAAGGCCGTAAAGACATGGCTTTCGCTGGAGATTCCCTGCATATAGTCAAGTATTCATGTGATTTATTGGGTGAAG CGTTAATAACGCGTACGCAGGATGAACGCGGACAAATTTACTTTCAACCTGTACAAAGTATCGAGAGTCTAATTGAGTTGTCTTACTATTCAAATATGCTGACACCATATTTTGCCCTGCAATCTGTACTAATGATAACCTTTCATGAATTATTGCCGAAGCCAGTGGACGGAAAGTCAAATGGAAAT GACCACGACCAAGCTAATATGCCGGGAGTTTCAAGGAAAAATGTCATAGATGCTGCTTTAGCAAACTGTGATGTACTGCGTTACGAATTCATTTTGCATAAACCAACTCAAGTGTTAAGCAACCTTTTAGAGGTCTCATTAGATGAACTGATTGTGAATGGGTTGATAAAATTGCCTGAT ATAAAAGAAGAACCTGATAGTAATGTCGAAAGTCGTAAAATAGCTCGCAATATTGCTGCTTACTTAGACGACACAGATGACTCAGAATATGGGACGGACGAGGTTTACAATGAAAGTGAACAGCCTGATATATTTTTGACGCACGATACACTGACTGAACAGAAAGCGCTTTGTGAAGTTTTGGCGCCGTTTAGTCACACATACCTCTCGACGGCTCAATCACTTAGtattctgtacaaaaatcctATGCTCGAATCTGAATTTATCAAATTTGTTATTAATGACATTTCGAATAAAGTAAAAAGTGGCGCTTGTCCTTATG CTGAAAGCGTTTCAACCGACTCGGTGCGAAATTGTTTAAAATTGCTGGAGAAGTGGTCGGTTTTGGAGATTTGTAATGACCACGGTTTGCGACTTTTGACACTCGGGACGTTGTATGATACATCGAAGGAATCCATTAAGACAATCGTTGGAAGAATAGCTAAAATTGTTCCATCGAAAACAGGATACTTGCCGTTTTAA